From the Leptospira congkakensis genome, the window GAACGTATCTTTCGTTACAAACATAAAAAAACAGAAGAGAAAGTAGAGTTGCAGTTAGAACACGGGAGTTTGCTTTTAATGAAAGATGTCATCCAAAGGCATTGGTTGCATTCTCTTCCTAAGGCGATGAAGGTCAAACGACCAAGGATCAATTTAACCTTTCGTCAGTTCGGAATGGTTTGAAACCCTCGTTTCAAAAGTAATTCTTGAAACTGTTCATCCGATTTTTGATTCCATAAAACTAATGTTTTATACGGATCTCCCTTTAGATCCAAAATTTGACAAAACGCAGGTTCTGTTTTGATTCCTTGTTTTTTTAGATTACGAATTTCATCTCGAAAGGATGGATCCGCTAATTTTAAAAATCGATTTTCTACCATCATATGAATCCAAGCATATTGATCTGTTGGTTCCACCGATTGTCCAAAGATTTCATATTGAAATTTTTTAGTTTCAAATCGACAAATTAGAGTTACGCGAAGGGCCATTGTTTTTTCAGAAAAACTATAATTTGGTAAATTGCGAAACTTTGCATAACAAATCTTTTGTAAATGCGCCGGGATATTGAATTTTACTAAGAGATCCACATCGCTAGAATCTGTATCGATATCCAAGGGAATGGTGCCAGCCAATGTAGGTTTGAAACCATGTAAAGATTTTAGAATTTTCCATTTTTCTAAATCAATTGCCAATTCCTGTTGTTTTGGAGTACCGAACTGTAAGTAGTCTGTACCAAGAAACGGATTGG encodes:
- a CDS encoding DUF4269 domain-containing protein encodes the protein MQSLQTNPFLGTDYLQFGTPKQQELAIDLEKWKILKSLHGFKPTLAGTIPLDIDTDSSDVDLLVKFNIPAHLQKICYAKFRNLPNYSFSEKTMALRVTLICRFETKKFQYEIFGQSVEPTDQYAWIHMMVENRFLKLADPSFRDEIRNLKKQGIKTEPAFCQILDLKGDPYKTLVLWNQKSDEQFQELLLKRGFQTIPN